The window AAGTATTCTGAATTTGTTCTAGAATCTTTTCATGAAATCCAACAGATGAAGAACCCATCTCAATCATAGGCATGACacttgatgatgaagaaccCATCTCAATCATAGGCATGACACTTGATGTTGTAGCGGCATCAATAGGAACAAGGGACGAAgatgattcatcatcattccTCTTCAGAATCTCCATCCTACGATTAACATCTTTGAGATGTTGTTCAATGACAGAACCGAAATCTCGAAGATCACTTTTCGGGAGACGAGAAACCAAAGTTTTGCCACTAAGACAATCAAACATGATGTTTTTCATCTCCAGCTCTTTGTTCTCTCTCCGCGCCTTCCTCCAAGACTCGGTGGCTTTGGTGATCCTTTGTTGGAGAAAGGACTCTTGGTTCACCATCTTCTTGGTCTGGTCCATCACCGACATCATCCTCCATTGGGACACAACCTTGTCAGCCTCCTCTCTCGATGGCCACACCTCCGGGTTCGACTCGTACGCACTGTTGACGATAACACAGATGGGGACGTCACATAGTGTTGCCAACTCATGAGCTTTCTTCAGAacacctctttttcttttcttgaaagtTGATTTTCTTGCTGTCTCATTTTCAATAAAAGccattttcactttctttctcgtcattattattattattatttttttttttgatatttgtaataattttttaaggGACTGGTgctccttatatatatatatatataatctgattGTTTGA is drawn from Camelina sativa cultivar DH55 chromosome 8, Cs, whole genome shotgun sequence and contains these coding sequences:
- the LOC104706981 gene encoding agamous-like MADS-box protein AGL80 translates to MTRKKVKMAFIENETARKSTFKKRKRGVLKKAHELATLCDVPICVIVNSAYESNPEVWPSREEADKVVSQWRMMSVMDQTKKMVNQESFLQQRITKATESWRKARRENKELEMKNIMFDCLSGKTLVSRLPKSDLRDFGSVIEQHLKDVNRRMEILKRNDDESSSSLVPIDAATTSSVMPMIEMGSSSSSVMPMIEMGSSSVGFHEKILEQIQNTLNMKNTNKDLDLNKKQW